A DNA window from Candidatus Taylorbacteria bacterium contains the following coding sequences:
- a CDS encoding helix-turn-helix domain-containing protein has translation MNEKDKNIIENSGLSSEQALVYSCLLETGISPAKHLSKKTGLGRALTYKVLEQLIVLRLVEKKKTSGRIALFSPEHPKRLVELLEEKKLDVEQSKALLQTTLTSLSSSFNLLQGKPNVQFLEGVAGLQEIYNDILDVNQNILVISSPIHQGKQEVIHLIKEQVKKQAEQNIKTRAITPRHEGHVAVLPVEEDEKHLITRKMIPTEKLNIPAQIIIYGDKVAITNFKESIITIAIESKYITETFRIMFDYIWGHS, from the coding sequence ATGAATGAAAAAGACAAAAATATAATAGAGAATTCCGGATTATCCTCCGAGCAAGCGCTAGTGTATTCATGCTTGCTTGAGACCGGCATCTCTCCAGCCAAGCATCTTTCAAAAAAAACAGGGCTCGGTCGCGCCCTTACCTATAAAGTACTCGAACAGTTAATCGTTCTTCGATTAGTTGAAAAGAAAAAAACATCAGGAAGGATCGCACTGTTTTCCCCCGAACATCCAAAGCGACTTGTGGAACTACTCGAGGAAAAAAAATTAGATGTGGAACAATCAAAAGCACTTCTTCAGACGACCCTCACTTCCCTTTCTTCATCTTTTAATCTTTTACAGGGAAAACCGAACGTCCAGTTTTTGGAAGGAGTCGCGGGACTTCAAGAGATATATAACGATATTCTCGATGTGAATCAAAATATTTTGGTGATAAGTTCTCCAATTCATCAAGGAAAACAGGAAGTAATCCATCTCATCAAGGAGCAAGTTAAGAAGCAGGCGGAGCAGAATATTAAGACGCGAGCTATCACTCCCCGCCACGAAGGGCACGTGGCAGTGCTTCCAGTAGAAGAAGACGAGAAACATTTAATCACTCGCAAGATGATTCCGACCGAAAAACTAAATATCCCGGCTCAGATTATTATCTATGGAGACAAGGTTGCAATCACAAACTTCAAAGAAAGCATCATTACTATCGCCATTGAAAGCAAATACATCACCGAGACGTTTCGGATTATGTTCGATTATATCTGGGGTCATAGTTAA